The Pontibacter sp. SGAir0037 DNA segment GCGGGTGCACATCAGTTTAAGGTGCCGTAAAAAATTTAATGGTTATCAAGAGTCTTACGGAAGCACATACAGCAGCACCTTTTAAAACATTTTGTTCGAAGCAACTGTAATGGGAAAGGATGCAGCAACTATAGCTGCAATAGCGTTATGGCAACGAAGCAGAAGGAAAACTTACATGAACTATACGCCGACCCAAGCCGCTCTGCTGCCTGGGCAGGGCTACGATATACAGCAGACTCCAGACCAGGTATTACCAGGAAAAAAACCGGCAAAGGTTTTTATTACCTGAATCCGAAAGGAGAAAGGGTGGAAGATGAGAAAACACTGGAACGAATCAGGAAGATGGTTATTCCTCCTGCCTGGACAGATGTTTGGATCTCAACTCAACCCAAGGGGCACCTGCAGGCAACCGGGCGAGATGAAAAAGGCCGGAAACAATATATATACCATCCGGACTGGGCGAAGGTAAGAAGCCTGACAAAATTCGGTCGGATGATCGCCTTTGGGAAAGTGCTGCCGGAGCTTCGTGAACGTATGGCGAAAGATATCAGCTCCTCCAAATTAAACAAGCAGAAAGTAACAGCTCTTGTACTCACCATCATGGATAATGCCATGATCAGAATCGGAAATCGTACTTATGCCAAAGAAAATAAATCCTATGGCCTTACAACCTTACGCGACCGGCATGTAAAGATTGAAGGAAGTAAGCTGAGGTTTATGTTTAAAGGCAAAAAAGGGGTTGAGCACGAAATAGACCTCAAAGACCGAAGGCTGGCCCGGCTGGTAAAGCAGTGCCGTGATATTCCGGGTTATGATCTGTTTCAGTACTACGACGAGGAAGGTAACAGGCAAACCCTGGACTCAGGCGATGTGAACGATTACCTGCGCGAAGTGACAAAGGAAGATTTTTCGGCTAAAGACTTTCGCACTTGGGGAGGCACTGTGCGCATGGTGGAATGCCTGGAACATGTGGTAGACGAAACTCCTGACCTTGACAAGGAAAAATCTATAAAAGAGGCCGTAAAGCAGGTGGCTAAAGGTTTGGGAAATACACCAACGGTGTGCAGTAAATATTATATTCACCCGGAGGTGGTAAACCTGTTTCGGGAAGACAAGCTGTTACAGTATCTGAAACAGCATGATGCCACCAAACCAGCCAATCCGCATCTTTCCGGCACAGAAGAACTGGTCATTAAAATGCTGGAACGTGTGGCAAAAGAGAAGAAAGCTGCCTAGTGAGGTGAAAGTTGTAATATGTGAGGATTTGAAGATTTGGAAATTTGAAGATGGTAGGTTAATAACCGGATAACATTTAAGAATCAGCAGAACTGCATGAAAGCCAATGCTCTGCTATTAGTAATTGCTAAACATTTATGTATTACATCTTCAAGTTTCCAAATCCTCACATCTTCAAATTCCTACCTGTTCTGTTTGTAGAAGGCTATCAGGCCATTAGTGGAGCTGTCGTGGTCAGCCTGGCTGTCGCCCAGCAGTTCTTTTTCGATGGTGCCGGCCAGTTGCTTACCAAGTTCAACACCCCATTGGTCGAAGCTGTACACATTCCAGATCACGCCCTGAACAAAAACCTTATGCTCATACATGGCAATCAGGCTGCCCAGCGCGAATGGCGTAACCTGTTTAAACATGATAGAAGTGGTGGGTTTGTTGCCTTCAAATACTTTATGCGGTACCAGTGCCTCAAGTTCTTCGGCAGGCATGTTCTTTTTACTCAGCTCCTGGCGCACTTCCTCTTCCGTTTTGCCTTTCATCAATGCCTCGGTCTGGGCAAAGAAGTTAGACAACAGCATCGGGTGGTGTTGACCGATCGGATTATGGCTTACGGCAGGTGCGATAAAATCGCATGGAATCAGGATAGTGCCCTGGTGAATCAGCTGGAAGAATGAGTGCTGGCTATTCGTGCCTGCTGCCCCCCAGATAACCGGCTGCGTTTCGTAATTCACAAACTCACCGTTGCGGGCAGCCGTTTTACCATTACTTTCCATTTGCAACTGCTGCAGGTATTCTGGTAGCAGGCGCAGGTACTGGTCGTAAGGCAATACCGCATGCGTTTGAGCGCCATAAAAGTTGGTGTACCAGATGCTCAGCAATGCCATCAGCACCGGGATATTCTGGCGCATCGGAGCTTCAGCTAAATGCTTGTCCATTGCTTCTGCACCGCGCAGCAGCTCTTCAAATCTATCGTAGCCTAAGGCACAGGCAATCGATAAACCAATGGCTGACCAGAGAGAGAAGCGGCCACCAACCCAATCCCAGAAGCGGAAAGTGTTTTCCGGTGCGATACCGAATTTAGAAACTTCTTCTGTATTAGTTGAAAGCGCTACAAAGTGTTTTTTAACATGTGCTTCATCTTTGGCAGCTTTCAGGAACCAATCCCTGGCTGTATAGGCATTCGAGATGGTTTCTTTGGTGGTAAAGGTTTTGGAAGCAATAATGAAAAGCGACGTTTCAGGGTCTAATTTTTTTAATACCTCTGCCGCATCCGTTCCGTCTACATTCGAAATAAAGTATACCTCTATCCCTGGCTTCTGGTATTTCTTTAGTGCCTCAAATACCATTTGCGGACCCAGGTGTGAGCCGCCAATGCCGATATTGATGATGCTTTCAATTTTTTTGCCTGTATAACCTGTCCATTCGCCGTTGTGGAGTTTATCGCAGAACATTTTCATCTGCTGCTGTACATCCCGTACTTCTGCTAAAACATCTTCTCCATCAACAACCAGTTGTTCGTCTGTAAAATTACGCAAGGCAGTATGTAATACAGCACGTCCTTCTGTTGCATTTATTTTTTC contains these protein-coding regions:
- a CDS encoding DNA topoisomerase IB, giving the protein MATKQKENLHELYADPSRSAAWAGLRYTADSRPGITRKKTGKGFYYLNPKGERVEDEKTLERIRKMVIPPAWTDVWISTQPKGHLQATGRDEKGRKQYIYHPDWAKVRSLTKFGRMIAFGKVLPELRERMAKDISSSKLNKQKVTALVLTIMDNAMIRIGNRTYAKENKSYGLTTLRDRHVKIEGSKLRFMFKGKKGVEHEIDLKDRRLARLVKQCRDIPGYDLFQYYDEEGNRQTLDSGDVNDYLREVTKEDFSAKDFRTWGGTVRMVECLEHVVDETPDLDKEKSIKEAVKQVAKGLGNTPTVCSKYYIHPEVVNLFREDKLLQYLKQHDATKPANPHLSGTEELVIKMLERVAKEKKAA
- the pgi gene encoding glucose-6-phosphate isomerase, with the translated sequence MLQNNSPLSTDAWKKLEAHFEETKQLHLRDLFKEDPQRFDSLSFTLDDTLYDLSKNRITSETLDLLAALAEETNVPKAIRSMMRGEKINATEGRAVLHTALRNFTDEQLVVDGEDVLAEVRDVQQQMKMFCDKLHNGEWTGYTGKKIESIINIGIGGSHLGPQMVFEALKKYQKPGIEVYFISNVDGTDAAEVLKKLDPETSLFIIASKTFTTKETISNAYTARDWFLKAAKDEAHVKKHFVALSTNTEEVSKFGIAPENTFRFWDWVGGRFSLWSAIGLSIACALGYDRFEELLRGAEAMDKHLAEAPMRQNIPVLMALLSIWYTNFYGAQTHAVLPYDQYLRLLPEYLQQLQMESNGKTAARNGEFVNYETQPVIWGAAGTNSQHSFFQLIHQGTILIPCDFIAPAVSHNPIGQHHPMLLSNFFAQTEALMKGKTEEEVRQELSKKNMPAEELEALVPHKVFEGNKPTTSIMFKQVTPFALGSLIAMYEHKVFVQGVIWNVYSFDQWGVELGKQLAGTIEKELLGDSQADHDSSTNGLIAFYKQNR